The following proteins come from a genomic window of Chaetodon auriga isolate fChaAug3 chromosome 16, fChaAug3.hap1, whole genome shotgun sequence:
- the LOC143334339 gene encoding SH3 and cysteine-rich domain-containing protein 2-like isoform X1, translating into MMTENNEMESDSQLQRSPSTMSIQPMSSKLQRLKRSLSFKTIMRSKSVENFFQRSYSDARLPPDFITDPPPPSPPLLPGSPLVGDRSPSISPSLSPNPSIASHSPSLSLSPSLPTKPPRPQITHSFQDHVFRKPTNCQHCKHMIVGNSKQALRCKTCKMAAHLWCTSELSQQPCHGKSGAFKRNFSSPMLVNDQLSVVKEVQPSQEAARMRVDPVYAALRYGTSLAQMSRSSFGSLSESPTRSLGEGGEESQQRQCSMEEEITQETGDSAVPDNEIEKEEDESGGQAPAEESSVKVPKRIEVHSIHTYVALYKFLPQEQNDLELHPGDRVQVTDDSNEEWWKGKSGDRVGFFPANFVQRVRPGERVWRVIQGLPGNRERGHMAVRESQICVGKLEDGEVFLKLSSGKKRGLVPADSIEEI; encoded by the exons ATGATGACTGAGAACAACGAGATGGAGAGCGACTCGCAGCTCCAGCGCTCTCCAAGCACCATGTCCATCCAACCGATGTCATCAAAG ctccagaGACTAAAACGCTCGCTGTCCTTCAAGACCATCATGCGCAGCAAAAGCGTGGAGAACTTCTTCCAAAGGTCCTACAGCGATGCTCGCCTCCCCCCGGATTTCATTACCGACCCGCCGCCTCCGTCTCCTCCGCTGCTGCCTGGCTCCCCTCTCGTCGGCGACCGCTCACCGTCCATTTCACCGTCTCTCAGCCCCAACCCCTCCATCGCCTCCCACTCCCCTTCTCTCAGCCTTTCCCCATCACTGCCCACCAAGCCCCCCAGACCTCAGATTACCCACTCTTTCCAGGACCATGTCTTTCGCAAGCCCACCAACTGCCAGCACTGCAAGCACATGATAGTGG gAAACTCCAAACAGGCTCTGCGGTGTAAAACATGCAAGATGGCCGCTCACCTGTGGTGCACCTCAGAACTGTCGCAGCAGCCGTGTCACGGGAAG TCTGGAGCGTTCAAGCGAAACTTCAGCTCGCCGATGCTCGTCAACGACCAATTGTCTGTCGTCAAGGAAGTTCAGCCAAGCCAAG aGGCGGCGCGGATGCGTGTGGACCCCGTGTACGCCGCCTTGCGCTACGGGACGTCCTTGGCACAGATGAGCCGCTCCAGTTTTGGCAGTTTGTCAGAGTCACCAACACGCAGCCTG ggggagggaggtgaggagagtCAGCAGAGACAGTGCAGCATGGAGGAAGAGATAACTCAGGAGACAGGGG ACTCCGCCGTCCCCGACAACGAGATCGAGAAGGAGGAAGACGAGAGCGGCGGCCAAGCtcctgcagaggagagcagtgtgAAG GTGCCCAAGCGCATTGAAGTTCACTCCATCCACACCTATGTAGCGCTCTACAAGTTTCTGCCTCAGGAACAGAACGACCTGGAACTACA TCCGGGTGATCGGGTGCAGGTCACTGACGACTCTAATGAAGAGTGGTGGAAG GGCAAGAGCGGCGACAGAGTCGGCTTCTTCCCTGCCAACTTTGTGCAGAGGGTTCGGCCAGGAGAGAGAGTTTGGAGGGTCATTCAGGGTCTTCCCGGCAACCGAGAGAGAGGGCACATGGCCGTGAGGGAATCCCAG ATCTGTGTGGGGAAGCTAGAAGATGGCGAGGTGTTTCTGAAGCTGAGCAGCGGGAAGAAGAGAGGGCTGGTCCCGGCTGACTCCATAGAGGAGATCTGA
- the LOC143334339 gene encoding SH3 and cysteine-rich domain-containing protein 2-like isoform X2, producing the protein MMTENNEMESDSQLQRSPSTMSIQPMSSKLQRLKRSLSFKTIMRSKSVENFFQRSYSDARLPPDFITDPPPPSPPLLPGSPLVGDRSPSISPSLSPNPSIASHSPSLSLSPSLPTKPPRPQITHSFQDHVFRKPTNCQHCKHMIVGNSKQALRCKTCKMAAHLWCTSELSQQPCHGKSGAFKRNFSSPMLVNDQLSVVKEVQPSQDSAVPDNEIEKEEDESGGQAPAEESSVKVPKRIEVHSIHTYVALYKFLPQEQNDLELHPGDRVQVTDDSNEEWWKGKSGDRVGFFPANFVQRVRPGERVWRVIQGLPGNRERGHMAVRESQICVGKLEDGEVFLKLSSGKKRGLVPADSIEEI; encoded by the exons ATGATGACTGAGAACAACGAGATGGAGAGCGACTCGCAGCTCCAGCGCTCTCCAAGCACCATGTCCATCCAACCGATGTCATCAAAG ctccagaGACTAAAACGCTCGCTGTCCTTCAAGACCATCATGCGCAGCAAAAGCGTGGAGAACTTCTTCCAAAGGTCCTACAGCGATGCTCGCCTCCCCCCGGATTTCATTACCGACCCGCCGCCTCCGTCTCCTCCGCTGCTGCCTGGCTCCCCTCTCGTCGGCGACCGCTCACCGTCCATTTCACCGTCTCTCAGCCCCAACCCCTCCATCGCCTCCCACTCCCCTTCTCTCAGCCTTTCCCCATCACTGCCCACCAAGCCCCCCAGACCTCAGATTACCCACTCTTTCCAGGACCATGTCTTTCGCAAGCCCACCAACTGCCAGCACTGCAAGCACATGATAGTGG gAAACTCCAAACAGGCTCTGCGGTGTAAAACATGCAAGATGGCCGCTCACCTGTGGTGCACCTCAGAACTGTCGCAGCAGCCGTGTCACGGGAAG TCTGGAGCGTTCAAGCGAAACTTCAGCTCGCCGATGCTCGTCAACGACCAATTGTCTGTCGTCAAGGAAGTTCAGCCAAGCCAAG ACTCCGCCGTCCCCGACAACGAGATCGAGAAGGAGGAAGACGAGAGCGGCGGCCAAGCtcctgcagaggagagcagtgtgAAG GTGCCCAAGCGCATTGAAGTTCACTCCATCCACACCTATGTAGCGCTCTACAAGTTTCTGCCTCAGGAACAGAACGACCTGGAACTACA TCCGGGTGATCGGGTGCAGGTCACTGACGACTCTAATGAAGAGTGGTGGAAG GGCAAGAGCGGCGACAGAGTCGGCTTCTTCCCTGCCAACTTTGTGCAGAGGGTTCGGCCAGGAGAGAGAGTTTGGAGGGTCATTCAGGGTCTTCCCGGCAACCGAGAGAGAGGGCACATGGCCGTGAGGGAATCCCAG ATCTGTGTGGGGAAGCTAGAAGATGGCGAGGTGTTTCTGAAGCTGAGCAGCGGGAAGAAGAGAGGGCTGGTCCCGGCTGACTCCATAGAGGAGATCTGA